A single region of the Lycium barbarum isolate Lr01 chromosome 2, ASM1917538v2, whole genome shotgun sequence genome encodes:
- the LOC132626727 gene encoding calcium-binding protein CP1-like: MCPTGSVVHSATTGKPNLRSAFDVLDVDRDGKISTNDLRTSYGGFLGNSEDDVIGTMMTVADSNKDGYVEFEEFQKVLDSSRRVNVMEDVFKVMDKDGDGKVGAEDLKSYLNFAGLQADDDDVKAMIKLGRGDNDENGGVTYEAFLKILSL, translated from the coding sequence ATGTGTCCAACAGGAAGTGTTGTACATTCTGCAACCACCGGGAAGCCAAATCTCCGGTCAGCATTCGACGTTTTAGACGTTGACCGTGATGGTAAGATAAGCACCAACGATCTCCGAACATCATACGGTGGGTTCCTCGGAAATTCCGAGGATGACGTCATTGGTACGATGATGACGGTCGCAGATTCCAACAAAGATGGGTACGTGGAATTCGAGGAGTTCCAGAAGGTTCTGGATAGTTCTAGAAGGGTGAATGTAATGGAAGATGTTTTCAAGGTGATGGATAAAGATGGTGATGGCAAAGTTGGGGCTGAGGATCTTAAGAGTTATCTGAATTTTGCTGGGCTTCaagctgatgatgatgatgttaaggCCATGATTAAATTGGGCCGTGGTGATAATGATGAAAATGGTGGTGTTACCTATGAAGCTTTTCTCAAGATTTTGTCTCTTTGA